A part of Paraburkholderia largidicola genomic DNA contains:
- a CDS encoding MFS transporter — translation MSTIDNTFEAHSSAGVSHPATRGSIIARLERLPANAMLVRARILIGLATFFDGFDVIAIAATLPILIGKWHLTPWDVGLMIGASSVGQLIGAFLFPWYAERHGRVKAIALSSGLIGVTSIACGFAPTFAVFFVLRIVQGIGLGGELPVAATYINEICRAHGRGRFVLLYEIVFPVGLLASNALGAWIVPRFGWEAMYFIGGMPLILFFVLRRLVPESPRWLAERGRMNEAADAVHAFERTAKSALPPMQDPADFEAMAARHPKRKMRDLFGKAYWKRSAAVAMLWMTCGVIQYGLSTWLPTIYRTVYHAPLQLALNLAVAASVLGVLGSLLCAMLVDKVGRKPIINWSFMLCALSLVLAGVFHDASVYVVATCCAFALGWLACGFITAYVYTPELYPTSIRAFGCGVGGAWLKLAAIFAPTLVSKTMVGGNLDVAFYLLAVVPFLAALVVQFLGIETKGKVLEQLEA, via the coding sequence ATGAGCACTATCGACAACACGTTTGAGGCACACAGCAGCGCCGGTGTCTCCCATCCCGCGACGCGCGGCTCGATCATTGCGCGGCTCGAACGATTGCCCGCGAATGCGATGCTGGTGCGCGCGCGCATACTGATCGGCCTCGCGACGTTCTTTGACGGCTTCGACGTCATCGCGATCGCCGCGACGCTGCCGATCCTGATCGGCAAATGGCATCTGACGCCGTGGGATGTGGGCCTGATGATCGGCGCGAGTTCGGTCGGCCAATTGATCGGCGCGTTTCTGTTTCCGTGGTATGCGGAGCGTCACGGCCGCGTGAAGGCGATCGCGCTGAGTTCGGGGTTGATCGGTGTGACGAGTATCGCGTGTGGTTTTGCACCGACATTTGCAGTGTTTTTCGTGTTGCGCATCGTGCAGGGCATCGGGCTGGGTGGCGAGTTGCCCGTGGCCGCGACGTACATCAATGAAATCTGCCGCGCGCATGGACGCGGGCGCTTCGTGCTGCTGTACGAGATCGTGTTCCCGGTCGGCCTGCTTGCGTCGAATGCATTGGGCGCGTGGATCGTGCCGCGCTTCGGCTGGGAGGCGATGTACTTTATCGGCGGCATGCCGTTGATCCTGTTCTTCGTGCTGCGCAGGCTCGTGCCCGAATCGCCGCGCTGGCTCGCAGAACGCGGCCGCATGAACGAAGCCGCCGATGCCGTGCACGCTTTCGAGCGCACCGCCAAAAGCGCGCTGCCGCCGATGCAAGATCCCGCTGATTTCGAAGCGATGGCTGCGCGCCACCCGAAACGCAAGATGCGCGATCTGTTCGGCAAGGCGTACTGGAAGCGCTCGGCGGCTGTCGCGATGCTGTGGATGACGTGCGGCGTGATCCAGTACGGTCTGTCGACGTGGCTGCCGACGATTTATCGCACGGTGTATCACGCGCCGTTGCAACTGGCGCTGAATCTGGCTGTTGCTGCGTCCGTGCTTGGCGTGCTCGGTTCGCTGCTGTGCGCGATGCTGGTCGACAAGGTGGGCCGCAAGCCGATCATCAACTGGTCGTTCATGTTGTGCGCGTTGTCGCTGGTGTTGGCGGGCGTGTTCCATGACGCCTCCGTTTATGTGGTGGCGACGTGCTGTGCGTTCGCGCTCGGCTGGCTGGCGTGTGGGTTCATCACGGCTTATGTGTACACGCCTGAGTTGTATCCGACGAGTATTCGCGCGTTTGGGTGCGGTGTTGGCGGCGCGTGGTTGAAGCTTGCAGCGATCTTTGCGCCGACGCTGGTGTCGAAGACGATGGTCGGCGGGAATCTCGATGTGGCGTTTTATCTGCTTGCCGTGGTGCCGTTTCTTGCGGCGCTTGTCGTGCAGTTTCTGGGGATCGAGACGAAGGGGAAGGTGCTGGAGCAGCTGGAAGCCTAG